From the Deinococcus aquaticus genome, one window contains:
- a CDS encoding nucleotidyltransferase family protein translates to MHAVILAGGKGTRLRPYTTCVPKPLVPIGDTYSILEIVLHQLRAHGFARVTLAVGHMGHLIRAFVGDGSRYGLNVDYTDEVTPLGTIGPVLNLLGSLPETFLIMNGDVLTNLDYGAFLKRHAQGSAPVTVATYRREIRSEFGVLDVDESGERIVAFREKPSVPFQVSMGVYAMTRETLRRYEPGQVLGFDTLMLDLLDSGELPGSDLFGGYWLDIGRPEDYDTANEQWSTMQHVLLPHMNLSAAD, encoded by the coding sequence ATGCACGCAGTCATTCTCGCCGGAGGAAAAGGCACCCGCCTGCGCCCCTACACCACCTGCGTTCCCAAACCGCTCGTCCCGATCGGCGACACGTACTCGATCCTGGAGATCGTGCTGCACCAGTTGCGCGCCCACGGGTTCGCGCGCGTCACGCTGGCCGTGGGGCACATGGGCCACCTGATCCGCGCGTTCGTCGGGGACGGCAGCCGCTACGGCCTGAACGTGGACTACACCGACGAGGTCACGCCGCTGGGCACCATCGGCCCGGTCCTGAACCTGCTAGGCAGCCTGCCCGAGACCTTCCTGATCATGAACGGCGACGTGCTGACCAACCTGGATTACGGCGCGTTCCTGAAACGCCACGCCCAGGGAAGCGCGCCGGTCACGGTCGCCACGTACCGCCGCGAGATCCGCAGCGAGTTCGGCGTGCTGGACGTGGACGAGAGCGGGGAGCGGATCGTGGCGTTCCGCGAGAAGCCCAGCGTGCCGTTCCAGGTCAGCATGGGCGTGTACGCCATGACCCGCGAGACCCTGCGCCGCTACGAGCCGGGGCAGGTGCTGGGCTTCGATACCCTGATGCTGGACCTGCTGGACAGCGGGGAACTGCCGGGCAGCGACCTGTTCGGCGGGTACTGGCTGGACATCGGCCGGCCCGAGGATTACGACACTGCCAACGAGCAGTGGAGCACCATGCAGCACGTGCTGCTGCCCCACATGAACCTCAGCGCGGCCGACTGA
- a CDS encoding NAD-dependent epimerase/dehydratase family protein translates to MTGPVVVLGAGGFLGRHVVAALRGAGQAVRVPSPHAAGRPDLTGLDRAAWDDLLRGSGGVINAAGRTAGSEQELEAANVHLLSAALSAAGRAGVPLVTFASAAEYGRTEDGHAAHETDEARPLAPYGQSKLRGTQALQRAVQEGQVRAAALRLTNPLGEGIGEGTLPGRAARELRQATRLGLESVRFGPLGARRDFVDARDAARAALHLLAQLHAEVPTLPDVINVGSGEARPVRDLVTGLAAQLGYHGELLEDAPGSPRSGDVPYQRADLTRLHASGFRARHSFGDSLRALLQEPMPA, encoded by the coding sequence ATGACCGGGCCGGTCGTGGTGCTGGGCGCCGGTGGATTCCTGGGCCGGCACGTCGTCGCGGCGCTGCGCGGGGCGGGTCAGGCCGTGCGGGTGCCCAGTCCGCACGCAGCCGGACGTCCTGACCTGACTGGCCTGGACCGCGCCGCCTGGGACGACCTGCTGCGCGGCAGCGGCGGCGTGATCAACGCGGCCGGACGCACCGCCGGCAGTGAGCAGGAACTGGAGGCCGCCAACGTGCACCTGCTGAGCGCCGCCCTGAGCGCCGCCGGGCGCGCGGGCGTGCCGCTCGTGACCTTCGCCTCGGCCGCCGAGTACGGCCGCACGGAAGACGGGCACGCCGCCCACGAAACCGACGAGGCCCGCCCGCTCGCGCCGTACGGGCAGAGCAAACTGCGCGGCACGCAGGCGCTGCAACGCGCCGTGCAGGAAGGGCAGGTGCGCGCCGCCGCGCTGCGCCTGACCAACCCGCTCGGCGAGGGCATCGGCGAGGGCACCCTGCCGGGCCGCGCGGCGCGCGAACTGCGTCAGGCCACGCGGCTGGGCCTGGAATCGGTACGGTTCGGGCCGCTGGGCGCGCGGCGTGACTTCGTGGACGCCCGCGACGCCGCCCGCGCCGCCCTGCACCTGCTGGCCCAGTTGCATGCAGAGGTGCCGACCCTGCCCGACGTGATCAACGTGGGCAGCGGCGAGGCCCGCCCGGTGCGTGATCTGGTCACCGGACTGGCCGCGCAACTCGGGTACCACGGCGAACTGCTGGAGGACGCGCCGGGCAGCCCCCGCAGCGGCGACGTGCCTTACCAGCGGGCCGACCTGACCCGCCTGCACGCCTCAGGCTTCCGCGCCCGGCACTCCTTCGGGGACAGCCTGCGCGCCCTGCTGCAGGAACCCATGCCCGCCTGA
- a CDS encoding endo alpha-1,4 polygalactosaminidase, with the protein MSLPAPPSPAEPVGAAQRTALAVYYGPPTPTALRALAGHERVAVQAGLYSPGELRALRRTAQVLGYLSVGEDHPLGEWPCVPGTAPYHLQVNPAWGSVSVDVRHPQWQQVLLERAAQALAHTDGLLLDTLDSADPTGTLALIRTLRAHWPHATLTGNRGFALLPELAPLLDGVLFEAFSTTHAPAPALHPPDGMAYTAHWLREVRRHSLPVDALDYADTPELAAAAHARATAYGLSTFVTDRTLSRPADPHAPTPTHPVLTSGGPPCTDHT; encoded by the coding sequence GTGTCCCTCCCGGCCCCCCCGTCCCCGGCTGAACCGGTCGGCGCGGCGCAGCGAACGGCGCTGGCGGTGTACTACGGGCCGCCCACGCCCACCGCGCTGCGCGCCCTGGCCGGCCATGAACGTGTGGCCGTTCAGGCCGGGCTATACAGCCCCGGAGAGCTGCGGGCGCTGCGGCGCACGGCGCAGGTACTGGGGTACCTGAGCGTGGGCGAGGACCACCCGCTGGGCGAGTGGCCCTGCGTGCCCGGCACCGCCCCGTATCACCTTCAGGTGAACCCCGCCTGGGGCAGCGTGAGCGTGGACGTCCGCCACCCGCAGTGGCAGCAGGTGCTGCTGGAGCGGGCCGCGCAGGCCCTGGCGCACACGGACGGCCTGCTGCTGGACACCCTGGACAGCGCCGACCCGACCGGGACACTGGCGCTGATCCGGACCCTGCGCGCCCACTGGCCGCACGCGACGCTGACCGGCAACCGGGGCTTCGCACTGCTGCCGGAACTGGCGCCGCTGCTTGACGGCGTGCTGTTCGAGGCGTTCAGCACCACCCACGCCCCCGCCCCGGCCCTGCACCCGCCGGACGGGATGGCGTACACCGCGCACTGGCTGCGGGAAGTGCGCCGCCACAGCCTGCCGGTGGACGCGCTGGACTACGCGGACACGCCGGAACTGGCGGCCGCCGCGCACGCCCGCGCCACCGCGTACGGCCTGAGCACCTTCGTGACCGACCGGACCCTCTCCCGGCCAGCCGACCCGCACGCACCCACGCCCACCCACCCAGTCCTGACATCCGGAGGGCCGCCATGTACCGACCACACCTGA
- a CDS encoding MJ1477/TM1410 family putative glycoside hydrolase, with amino-acid sequence MYRPHLTRPSLLALALRMLPGLLLVACAAGAGADNQPSTPPSATPPVTTPPVTAPPVPTPPASGSTTRQARLHAARSWGYQLTNYIPARLEPVAASSFDLVVVDAGDDYGVPWPTAELRTATARAGQDDRLLLGYLSIGAAESYRPYWQPGWKTNPPAWLLQEDPDWPGSFNVAYWHPDWQATVLRSLDRLMDSGFDGVYMDLVDAYYRNPQNPDAQADMVTWVCRIAAHAHARDPDFLIVPQNASGLIRDPRYVPCVDALGNEETFMYAMNTPTEPERQTQLLADYAQWKARGKPVFTIEYADREPLITQLYARARAAGLVPYVTVRNVDVLTPGR; translated from the coding sequence ATGTACCGACCACACCTGACCCGCCCGTCCCTGCTGGCTCTGGCACTCCGGATGCTGCCGGGCCTGCTGCTGGTCGCCTGCGCCGCCGGAGCGGGCGCGGATAACCAGCCCAGCACGCCGCCCAGCGCCACACCGCCGGTCACCACTCCACCAGTTACCGCTCCGCCTGTGCCCACGCCGCCTGCCTCCGGGAGCACGACCCGGCAGGCCCGCCTGCACGCCGCCCGCAGCTGGGGGTACCAGCTCACCAACTATATTCCGGCGCGCCTGGAGCCGGTTGCGGCTTCCAGTTTCGATCTGGTGGTCGTGGACGCCGGGGACGACTACGGCGTGCCGTGGCCGACCGCCGAATTGCGGACCGCCACCGCCCGTGCCGGCCAGGATGACCGCCTGCTGCTCGGGTACCTGAGCATCGGCGCGGCCGAGAGTTACCGCCCGTACTGGCAGCCCGGCTGGAAGACCAATCCGCCCGCGTGGCTGCTTCAGGAGGACCCGGACTGGCCGGGCAGTTTCAACGTGGCGTACTGGCACCCGGACTGGCAGGCGACCGTGCTGCGCAGCCTGGACCGCCTGATGGATTCCGGGTTCGACGGCGTGTACATGGACCTCGTGGACGCCTACTACCGCAACCCGCAGAACCCGGACGCGCAGGCGGACATGGTCACGTGGGTGTGCCGCATCGCCGCGCACGCCCACGCCCGCGACCCGGACTTCCTGATCGTTCCGCAGAACGCCTCGGGCCTGATCCGCGACCCGCGTTACGTGCCGTGCGTGGACGCCCTGGGCAACGAGGAGACCTTCATGTACGCCATGAACACGCCCACCGAACCCGAACGGCAGACGCAACTGCTGGCCGACTACGCGCAGTGGAAGGCGCGCGGCAAGCCCGTGTTCACCATCGAGTACGCCGACCGCGAGCCGCTGATCACGCAGCTGTACGCCCGCGCCCGCGCCGCCGGACTGGTCCCCTACGTGACCGTGCGCAACGTGGACGTCCTGACGCCCGGCCGCTGA
- a CDS encoding MFS transporter, which translates to MPPDRAHHEVRAPDSRRWLALGLLAAAVVLSMSPWFSAAAVIGQLRAEWSVTDRASAWLTLAVQLGFVLGAVLSAALNLPDRIDARRLIAAGSLAAAAANAALLLAHGPLAGTLLRALTGAALALVYPVTLKLMSAHFTRGRGLALGVMVGALTLGSALPHLVNGLGGADWRAVITVTSVLAALGGLLALTVPPAPGGAQARAAPFQPGRAWQAVTRGGVGLSTLGYLGHMWELYAMWTWFAVYYAAQLTGPGGAARAALATALVVGVGALGCVLGGVLGDRWGRTRLTTLAMLLSGGSALMLAALTFLHAAPALILTVSVFWGLWIIADSAQFSTVVSEIADPRFVGTALTAQLALGFTLTAVSIALVPVLVSAAGWPAVFAVLAAGPLLGAWAMQRLARHPDARRIAGGRG; encoded by the coding sequence GTGCCTCCTGACCGCGCCCACCACGAGGTCCGTGCCCCCGACTCCCGGCGCTGGCTGGCCCTGGGCCTGCTGGCCGCCGCCGTGGTCCTGAGCATGTCTCCGTGGTTCTCGGCCGCCGCGGTGATCGGGCAGCTGCGCGCCGAGTGGAGCGTGACCGACCGCGCCTCGGCGTGGTTGACGCTGGCCGTGCAACTGGGATTCGTGCTGGGCGCCGTCCTGAGCGCCGCACTGAACCTGCCGGACCGGATCGATGCGCGCCGCCTGATCGCCGCCGGTTCCCTGGCCGCCGCCGCCGCGAACGCCGCGTTGCTGCTCGCGCACGGCCCGCTGGCGGGCACGTTGCTGCGCGCCCTGACCGGCGCGGCTCTGGCGCTGGTGTACCCCGTGACCCTGAAACTCATGAGTGCGCACTTCACGCGTGGGCGTGGGCTGGCGCTGGGCGTGATGGTCGGCGCGCTCACGCTGGGCAGCGCCCTGCCGCACCTCGTGAACGGCCTGGGCGGCGCGGACTGGCGCGCCGTGATCACGGTCACCAGCGTCCTGGCGGCCCTGGGCGGCCTGCTGGCCCTGACTGTGCCCCCCGCACCCGGCGGGGCGCAGGCCAGGGCGGCCCCCTTCCAGCCGGGCCGGGCGTGGCAGGCCGTCACGCGCGGCGGCGTGGGCCTGAGCACCCTGGGGTACCTAGGGCACATGTGGGAGCTGTACGCCATGTGGACGTGGTTTGCCGTGTACTACGCCGCGCAGTTGACCGGACCCGGCGGCGCGGCCCGCGCGGCTCTCGCCACGGCGCTGGTCGTGGGCGTGGGCGCACTGGGTTGCGTGCTGGGCGGCGTACTGGGCGACCGCTGGGGCCGCACGCGCCTGACCACCCTGGCGATGTTGCTCTCGGGCGGCTCGGCGCTGATGCTGGCCGCCCTGACCTTCCTGCACGCCGCTCCCGCCCTGATTCTGACCGTCAGCGTGTTCTGGGGCCTGTGGATCATCGCGGACAGCGCGCAGTTCAGTACGGTCGTCAGCGAGATCGCCGATCCCCGTTTCGTGGGCACCGCCCTGACCGCGCAACTGGCCCTGGGCTTCACGCTGACCGCTGTGAGCATCGCGCTGGTGCCGGTTTTGGTCAGCGCGGCCGGGTGGCCCGCCGTGTTCGCCGTGCTGGCCGCCGGGCCGCTGCTGGGCGCGTGGGCTATGCAGCGGCTCGCCCGCCACCCGGACGCCCGGCGAATCGCCGGTGGGCGCGGGTAG
- a CDS encoding N-acetylglucosamine kinase, with translation MTRPPLLLGLDAGGSGTKWVLFRAGQRVADGRTAPLTAPLVGTPAGDDALAELKAAVPGRADAAHAGVPGLSAGTEQAAAVRDALAGALGMNAAHLSLEGDLDLAYRAHLAPGAGVLLYAGTGSIAYHVARSGEVVRAGGRGYRIGDDGAGFSLGRAALRVLTEALDRGQEPDSVLAREVHAISGGTDWDTLRAFTYGQPGAAAVARLAPAVSRAAEQGDPVAAHLIEEAAQALAELARRVQEQVGALPVTATGGALRSPLMAAALGRALPGVNVQQREHADAAARYAGAQYGD, from the coding sequence TTGACCCGCCCTCCCCTGCTGCTGGGCCTGGACGCCGGTGGAAGCGGGACCAAGTGGGTGCTGTTCCGCGCCGGGCAGCGCGTGGCGGACGGCCGCACCGCGCCCCTCACCGCCCCGCTCGTGGGCACGCCCGCCGGGGACGACGCCCTGGCCGAACTGAAAGCGGCCGTGCCGGGCCGCGCGGACGCCGCGCACGCCGGAGTGCCGGGCCTGAGCGCCGGGACGGAGCAGGCCGCCGCCGTGCGGGACGCCCTGGCGGGCGCGCTGGGCATGAACGCCGCGCACCTGAGCCTGGAAGGCGACCTGGACCTCGCGTACCGCGCGCACCTCGCGCCCGGCGCGGGCGTGCTGCTGTACGCCGGGACGGGCAGCATCGCGTACCACGTGGCCCGCAGCGGTGAGGTCGTCCGCGCGGGCGGGCGCGGCTACCGCATCGGGGATGACGGCGCGGGCTTCAGCCTGGGCCGCGCGGCGCTGCGCGTCCTGACCGAGGCGCTCGACCGGGGGCAGGAACCCGACTCGGTCCTGGCGCGCGAGGTGCACGCCATCAGCGGCGGCACCGACTGGGACACGCTGCGGGCCTTCACGTACGGACAGCCGGGCGCGGCGGCCGTGGCGCGGCTGGCACCGGCCGTGTCCCGCGCCGCCGAGCAGGGCGACCCGGTCGCCGCGCACCTGATCGAGGAGGCCGCGCAGGCGCTGGCCGAACTCGCGCGGCGCGTGCAGGAGCAGGTGGGCGCACTGCCCGTCACCGCGACTGGGGGGGCGCTGCGCTCACCGCTGATGGCCGCCGCGCTGGGCCGCGCGCTGCCCGGCGTGAACGTGCAGCAACGCGAGCACGCCGACGCCGCCGCCCGGTACGCCGGCGCGCAGTACGGCGACTGA
- a CDS encoding HD domain-containing phosphohydrolase: MNLAPTDRGADGTVVPDREKDARDLLNLTALALGARDIASGVTPTLEKLVRDTAAGGSAYFQADRRLLAFRVRAATGEMPQTPGMQAVAAHGLPGDTPLMVALQGSASPLFYDDTRLSPDTLGFPELGVASLAAAPVRDAQGQLLGAFLMHTFEAHVWQREEATLFSMISSTIAALAGRLVAEEEVRVTRESALRALGLALEARDGETQGHTDRVTSLAVRFADRLGWTEQQREALRWGAYLHDIGKIAIPDAVLLKPGLLDPEERASMCSHVQAGVRFAHALQFLPPGALSVIQDHHERWDGSGYPRRVAAQAISLQGRLFALCDVYDALTSPRPYKAAWTHERAISEIRTQAGRQFDPALVEPFVELTETVSTGPGQDA; encoded by the coding sequence ATGAATCTTGCCCCGACCGACCGCGGCGCTGATGGAACCGTGGTACCGGACCGCGAGAAGGACGCGCGGGACCTGCTGAACCTCACGGCTCTCGCCCTGGGTGCCCGTGACATCGCCAGTGGCGTCACGCCCACCCTGGAAAAACTGGTGCGGGACACCGCCGCCGGCGGCTCGGCGTACTTTCAGGCGGACCGCCGCCTGCTGGCTTTCCGGGTGCGCGCCGCGACCGGCGAGATGCCGCAGACGCCCGGCATGCAGGCCGTCGCCGCGCACGGCCTGCCCGGCGACACTCCACTGATGGTGGCCTTGCAGGGCAGCGCCTCACCCCTGTTCTACGACGACACCCGCCTGAGCCCCGACACCCTGGGATTCCCGGAACTGGGTGTCGCCAGCCTCGCGGCCGCGCCCGTCCGGGACGCGCAGGGGCAGCTGCTCGGCGCGTTCCTGATGCATACCTTCGAGGCGCACGTGTGGCAGCGCGAGGAGGCCACGCTGTTCAGCATGATCAGCAGCACGATTGCCGCGCTGGCCGGCCGCCTGGTCGCCGAGGAGGAAGTGCGGGTCACGCGCGAGTCGGCCCTGCGGGCGCTGGGGCTGGCGCTGGAAGCGCGCGACGGTGAAACGCAGGGGCACACGGACCGGGTGACCAGTCTGGCCGTCCGCTTCGCCGACCGGCTGGGCTGGACGGAACAGCAGCGGGAGGCGCTGCGCTGGGGAGCGTACCTGCACGACATCGGCAAGATCGCCATTCCTGACGCCGTGCTGCTCAAACCCGGCCTGCTGGACCCTGAGGAGCGCGCCTCGATGTGCTCGCACGTTCAGGCGGGCGTGCGGTTCGCGCATGCCCTGCAGTTCCTGCCGCCCGGCGCCCTGTCCGTTATTCAGGACCACCATGAACGCTGGGACGGCAGCGGCTACCCGCGCCGCGTGGCCGCGCAGGCCATCAGCCTCCAGGGGCGCCTGTTCGCGCTGTGCGACGTGTACGACGCCCTGACCAGTCCCCGACCCTACAAGGCCGCCTGGACGCACGAACGGGCCATCAGCGAGATCCGCACGCAGGCCGGACGGCAGTTCGACCCGGCCCTCGTGGAACCCTTCGTGGAACTGACCGAGACGGTGTCGACCGGTCCCGGCCAGGACGCCTGA
- a CDS encoding sugar-binding transcriptional regulator, whose amino-acid sequence MLRGVNDAITDTQAARVARLYYVQGLTTDAIARELGLSRPKVSRLLSHARRTGLVEIRIHDPQAQPQSLEAQLRAAYPFLTPHVVSVPPGSPESVWLERVSVASATLLGQTLRPGQTVGLAWGTTLDAVSRCLTPRHIPDLQFVQLNGSANARDFMSGFVTDTVTRFASNYGARAHLFPVPTFFDDPATRQAMWRERSVRHVLDLQEGADVLLYSVGAAGANLPSHVYVAGYLDPADQQALTEQGVAGDIATVFFRADGTFGGIPMNARSSGPDLTLTQRATQSICIVSGLGKVQALRAALAGELMNTLIVDEITARDLLGTHAT is encoded by the coding sequence ATGCTGCGGGGCGTGAACGACGCCATCACGGACACCCAGGCCGCGCGGGTCGCCCGCCTGTACTACGTCCAGGGCCTGACCACCGACGCCATCGCCCGCGAACTCGGCCTGTCCCGCCCCAAGGTGTCGCGGCTGCTCTCGCACGCCCGCCGCACCGGACTGGTCGAGATCCGCATCCACGACCCGCAGGCGCAGCCGCAGAGCCTCGAAGCGCAGCTGCGCGCCGCGTACCCCTTCCTGACCCCGCACGTGGTCAGCGTGCCGCCGGGCAGTCCGGAATCCGTGTGGCTCGAGCGCGTCTCGGTCGCCAGTGCCACCCTGCTGGGGCAGACGCTACGGCCAGGTCAGACCGTCGGGCTCGCCTGGGGCACCACCCTGGACGCCGTGTCCCGCTGCCTGACTCCCCGCCACATTCCCGACCTGCAGTTCGTGCAGCTGAACGGCAGCGCCAACGCCCGCGACTTCATGAGCGGCTTCGTGACCGACACCGTCACCCGCTTTGCCAGCAACTACGGCGCGCGCGCCCACCTGTTCCCGGTGCCCACCTTCTTCGACGATCCCGCCACCCGGCAGGCCATGTGGCGCGAACGCAGCGTCCGCCACGTCCTGGACCTGCAAGAAGGCGCAGACGTGCTGCTGTACTCCGTCGGCGCGGCCGGCGCGAACCTGCCCAGCCACGTGTACGTCGCCGGGTACCTCGACCCGGCCGATCAGCAGGCCCTGACCGAGCAGGGTGTCGCCGGTGACATTGCCACCGTGTTCTTCCGCGCCGACGGCACCTTCGGCGGTATTCCCATGAACGCCCGCAGCAGTGGCCCGGACCTGACCCTGACCCAGCGGGCCACGCAGTCCATCTGCATCGTCAGTGGCCTCGGCAAGGTTCAGGCCCTGCGCGCCGCACTGGCCGGCGAGCTGATGAACACCCTGATCGTGGACGAGATCACGGCCCGCGACCTGCTGGGCACCCACGCCACCTGA
- a CDS encoding MIP/aquaporin family protein encodes MVFKASQEFMAELLGTMVLILFGCGVVAMVVLFQATDPAIPGQIVNGGYTNITLGWGFAVLMGIFISGTISGAHLNPAVTVALAVTGRFPWAKAPHYIAGQFIGAFLGAAIVFAVYHAKWLGFDPQLDNTTGIFSTFPAVPGFWPGFIDQVVGTALLMALILAIGDKLNNPAGAAWGGLAVAFVVMAIGISFGGMHGYAINPARDLGPRLFALIAGFRNTGFENGVWLVPVIGPLVGAVIGALIYDTFIGKPLLKAGEAHQGLQGADPAYNADTRR; translated from the coding sequence ATGGTATTCAAAGCGTCTCAGGAGTTCATGGCTGAATTACTCGGCACCATGGTCCTCATCCTCTTCGGTTGTGGTGTGGTCGCCATGGTCGTCCTGTTCCAGGCGACCGACCCCGCGATCCCCGGACAGATCGTCAACGGCGGATACACCAACATCACGCTCGGCTGGGGCTTCGCGGTCCTGATGGGCATCTTCATCTCCGGCACCATCAGCGGAGCGCACCTGAACCCGGCCGTCACCGTGGCGCTGGCCGTCACCGGCCGCTTCCCGTGGGCCAAGGCGCCCCACTACATCGCCGGGCAGTTCATCGGTGCGTTCCTAGGCGCCGCCATCGTCTTCGCTGTCTATCACGCCAAGTGGCTGGGATTCGACCCGCAGCTCGACAACACCACCGGCATCTTCAGCACCTTCCCGGCCGTGCCCGGCTTCTGGCCCGGCTTCATCGATCAGGTGGTCGGCACCGCGCTGCTCATGGCACTGATCCTCGCCATCGGCGACAAACTGAACAACCCGGCCGGAGCGGCCTGGGGGGGGCTGGCGGTGGCGTTCGTGGTCATGGCGATCGGCATCAGCTTCGGCGGCATGCACGGCTACGCCATTAACCCGGCCCGCGACCTGGGCCCGCGCCTGTTCGCCCTGATCGCAGGCTTCCGCAACACCGGATTCGAGAACGGCGTGTGGCTGGTCCCCGTGATCGGGCCGCTCGTCGGAGCGGTGATCGGAGCCCTGATCTACGACACGTTCATCGGTAAACCCCTGCTGAAAGCGGGTGAGGCCCACCAGGGCCTCCAGGGTGCCGATCCCGCCTACAACGCCGACACGCGCCGCTGA
- the glpK gene encoding glycerol kinase GlpK, whose protein sequence is MSKFILALDQGTTSSRAIVFDQDANIVRTAQKEFRQIFPRPGWVEHDANEIWSTQIGVAQEAISGAGLKASDIAAIGITNQRETVVVWDRATGKPIHNAIVWQDRRTASECDALRAAGRAEMIQQKTGLLIDAYFSGTKVKWILDHVDGARERAERGELAFGTVDSWLIFNLTGGELHITDATNASRTLLYNIHTGEWDDELLALLNVPRALLPEVRNSSEVYGETAEGLLGARVKIAGIAGDQQAATFGQACLERGMAKNTYGTGCFMLMNTAQEAVPSQNKLLTTVAWQLDGQRTYALEGSVFVAGAVVQWLRDGLGIIRSSTEVEALATSVPDSDGVFLVPAFVGLGAPYWDSYARGTMVGLTRGTTAAHIARAALESIAFQSAELLDAMQQDSGAPLKELRVDGGASNNNLMMQFQADILGVPVVRPKVTETTALGAAYLAGLAVGYWKSTDDITRQWQVDRTFEPQMEEDERARLMRRWRKAVERSREWAEADS, encoded by the coding sequence ATGAGTAAATTCATTCTCGCCCTCGACCAGGGCACCACCAGCAGCCGCGCCATCGTCTTCGATCAGGACGCCAACATCGTCCGCACCGCGCAGAAGGAATTCCGGCAGATCTTCCCCCGGCCCGGCTGGGTGGAACACGACGCCAACGAGATCTGGAGCACCCAGATCGGCGTGGCGCAGGAAGCCATCAGCGGCGCGGGCCTGAAGGCCAGTGATATCGCCGCCATCGGCATCACCAACCAGCGCGAGACGGTGGTCGTGTGGGACCGCGCGACCGGCAAACCCATCCACAACGCCATCGTCTGGCAGGACCGCCGGACCGCCAGCGAGTGCGACGCCCTGCGCGCCGCCGGCCGCGCCGAGATGATCCAGCAGAAGACCGGCCTGCTGATCGACGCTTACTTCAGCGGCACCAAGGTCAAGTGGATTCTCGATCACGTGGACGGCGCCCGCGAAAGGGCCGAGCGCGGCGAACTGGCCTTCGGGACGGTGGATTCCTGGCTGATCTTCAACCTGACGGGGGGCGAACTGCACATCACGGACGCCACGAACGCCAGCCGCACGCTGCTGTACAACATCCACACCGGCGAGTGGGACGACGAACTGCTCGCGCTGCTGAACGTGCCGCGCGCCCTGCTGCCCGAAGTCCGGAACTCCTCGGAGGTGTACGGCGAGACCGCCGAAGGCCTGCTGGGCGCCCGCGTGAAGATTGCCGGGATCGCCGGGGATCAACAGGCCGCGACCTTCGGGCAGGCCTGCCTGGAACGCGGCATGGCGAAGAACACCTACGGCACCGGCTGCTTCATGCTGATGAACACCGCGCAGGAAGCCGTTCCCAGCCAGAACAAGCTGCTGACCACCGTTGCGTGGCAGCTGGACGGCCAGCGCACCTACGCACTGGAAGGCTCGGTCTTCGTGGCGGGCGCCGTGGTGCAGTGGCTGCGTGACGGGCTGGGCATCATCCGCTCGAGCACCGAGGTTGAAGCCCTGGCGACCAGCGTGCCCGACAGTGACGGCGTGTTCCTGGTCCCAGCCTTCGTGGGGCTGGGCGCGCCGTACTGGGACAGCTACGCTCGCGGCACCATGGTGGGCCTGACGCGCGGCACGACCGCCGCGCACATTGCCCGCGCGGCCCTGGAAAGCATTGCGTTCCAGTCGGCGGAACTGCTTGACGCCATGCAGCAGGACAGCGGCGCGCCTCTCAAGGAGCTGCGCGTGGACGGCGGGGCCAGCAACAACAACCTGATGATGCAGTTCCAGGCCGACATTCTGGGCGTGCCGGTGGTCCGTCCGAAGGTCACGGAGACGACCGCGCTGGGCGCCGCGTACCTGGCGGGTCTGGCCGTCGGGTACTGGAAGAGCACGGACGACATCACCCGTCAGTGGCAGGTGGACCGCACCTTTGAGCCGCAGATGGAAGAGGACGAGCGCGCGCGCCTGATGCGCCGCTGGCGCAAGGCAGTCGAGCGCAGCCGCGAGTGGGCAGAAGCCGACAGCTGA